The Gemmatimonas aurantiaca genomic sequence TAACCCGATCGGCAGTCCCGACACGCGGAGATACCGCGTGACCTGCTCCCGATGCGCCTGCCCCAGTCTCTCCGCACACTTCGTTTCGATGAGCACGAGGTCGTTCACCATCAGATCCGCGCGATAGATCCCGATGCACTGATCACGGTATCGCACTTCAAACGGACGCTCCCGCTCGAGCAGCAGACCGTACTCCGCCAGCTCGATGGCGAGCGCCCGCTGATACAGCACCTCCGTGAGACCGCGAGGGAGCAGGTTATACACGACATAGTAGGCGTTGATGATGACGCCCGTGATTTCATCGGAAGGCAGCGTCATGAACACTCCGGGGACAGGTGCCACAAAGTCGGCACACTGCCCCCGGAACGTGTCATCGAATCGACGCGCGCTTCATCATTTCACCGGGAACGGCCTCGGCGCCGGCAGTTCGTCCGCAAAACGCCAGGGAGCCGCGCCATCGCGCGTGAGAGGCACCTTCGCCAGACGCGCTCTGACCATCGCGATGGGCATCGGACCACCCTGCAGAATCGCATCATGGAACTGCCGGTCCGTCATCTTCCGGGACATCACCAGTTCCTTGTACAGCGCCCGCAGCTGCAGCCCGCCCAGCATGTAGGCCGCCTGATAAATGGGCGAATAGCTGCCATTGAAAGAACGCCGCACTTCGGCTTCGGAGTTCGCGCGTTCGAACGGCACCTTGTCCACCAGATACTCGATGCACTGCTCCGGCGTCATCTTGCCCAGGTGGAAGCTGAGCGAGAAGA encodes the following:
- a CDS encoding GxxExxY protein, with amino-acid sequence MTLPSDEITGVIINAYYVVYNLLPRGLTEVLYQRALAIELAEYGLLLERERPFEVRYRDQCIGIYRADLMVNDLVLIETKCAERLGQAHREQVTRYLRVSGLPIGLLLNFGDRAEVRRISP